The genomic DNA GTGGATCGGACCACACCGGAACGTGATGAGCAAATTGACGGGGCAGGTGAAGCGCTGCTGGGTCTTCCATAAAAACTAGGCCACCCACGCCACACCCACGAAAAGCCCTCTGGAGTCATCCAGAGGGCTTTTGTCTGTCATAGGCTTTTTTACGCGCACGCACGCGCAGGCGCACGAGGCTTGCGGGCGAAAATTCCCAGAGCAAAGAGCATCACGGAAAAGTGTAATATTTGTAATTGAGGTCGGCAAAAAGCCCGCAAAGCTATGAGTGGCAACGGTTCCCGGAGATTATGAAAATGTAATAAAAGTGTAATATTTTTGTAATATTATTACACTTTGTGAGTTACATTTTCCAAAAAATCAACATATTGAAATTACTGAATATTACATTTCATATTACATTTGTTTACAGAAATATTACATTTGACTCCTGCCCTGAAACCTATGCACCATGCGGGCTAGCGGGGATTTTGAGCAGTCAATTACAAATATTACACTCTTCCGTGATGACCTCCCGGCTAGAGAAAAAAGGAGAACCTCCATGAAAGCTGGCGACTACATCCTTATTTGTGGGAAACCTAAAAGGATTCTAAGGGCTAACGACAGATTCATTGTCGTTGATGGCGGTCTTCGGCTGACGCTGGCCGAGGCGGAACGATTCAAGCGCAGCTCCGCCCCCTCGCCGGAACCAGGCCCCGGCCAAGGCGACAAAGGCAGGCCCGCCAGGCAACTGGCTCTGCTCTGACTTTGGGCACACGGATAATTACAAATATTTCATGGGCATCCATCTGGCATGAGTGAGCACCCTCTCACACGTCATGCGCATTTTTTGACGCGCGGGCACACTCATAATCCATACAGGAGAAAGCTCATGCTCGAACAGAAACAGACGACTCTTGACGAAGCCCTGAACAAACTCTCCCTGGTGGCCGAGAGCCTCATCCACCTCGGCCAGGCCGAAGCCAGCCCGCTGGGCTCCCTGCTCCAGCTCCTGGGCCACAACATCAACGACTGCGTTGCTGCGCTCGATGCCCAGGAGTCGGAACGATAGAAGAAAGCCCCGGCAGCGTGTGTGCTGCCGGGGCTCGGATTATGAGTTGTTCCTTTCTGCCTAAATCCCGCACGCGCCTGATGCCACATGCTTCCCGGCCATGGCCAGGAATTCGGACCTGTCCATGTCATACTTGGCTGCGGCCTGATCAATTATAGCCAGGTCAGACTCGGTGAAGCTGACGTTCTTACGGATGCGCTTCACCTTTTCAGGGGTGACCACCAGCGTCACGGAGTGAAAGCCCTCCCTGCCCGACACCTCGCGGTGGATCGCCTTGAAGCCGCGCGGGGCCGGGATCGCGCCGCCGTCTTCCTTGCTGGCATCAAGCCACACGAACAAGGCGTCCTTCAACATTGCGTCCAGCATTTCCAGGCTGTCGGCCTGGGTGACGCATCCTTCCAGGTCCGGGAACTCGGCGTAATAGCCGCCCTCTTCGGCGGTAAAGATCGCTGCGTAATAAGTTGCCATATTGATCACTCCTTGGTTTCTCGTTTGCAGCGCCGTGCGGCGCTGCGGGTATATGCCTTGGGGCGGGGGGGCCTTAGCCCCTCCCCCCTAGCTTGACTCCGGTTGCTCTTTCGATGCTCTTCAGAGTCCCGATTTTGATTTCGCCTTTCGGGATGGTCACCTTCCCCGGCTTGTCCGGGTGCCGCATCACGGTGTGGCTTCCCTTTCCGCGCCGCTTCATGGTTTCCCATCCGGCCTTCGCCAATGTCTGTATAACTTCCCTGTCGTTCATGTGTATAATTTACCCACGGCGGCGTAGTGAGTCAAGTGTTTTGTGTGTAAAAAATACCCACAAAACAGTGTTTCACCAAGGCAACACGACGTGTGGTATCGGGCGAAAAATGGAGGAACTATGCCCGAAAGCAGAGCACGCGCAATTATGGTGGAGACCGGCTTGGCTGAAGAGGAATACTCGGACCTTTCCGAGTGGGAACTGTGGGAGGCTATCTGCAAGCTGCCCGGCAGTTTCAGACAGCAATTCTATGCCCCGGAGATATGCTTCACCGGCTTTGGGCGGGGCAAGGAAAAGGCCATGCTACAAGAGATAGCAAGGATGAACGGCTATATTGTCCGCAGTGATGTGACGAATGGTCTCACGTTTCTTTGTTGCGGCCCCGAACCTGGGCCAGCGAAGATTGAGAAAGCCGAGTTTCGAGGAGTTGAGATGATTTCCTTGGAAAGCTTCCTTGGCGCGGTTGGTATACCTATGCCCTGATGTTGCCAGTCATAAGGAATACAATGAATTCATCCTGGGTCATGGTATGAAATTCAAGCTCGGACAATCCATCACGAGCTGCGTTTGGTCGTTTGATAACGAATTCGACTTGCCCTGGGAAACGTGGGTAGTCAGCTTCAAGAATCCAGAACCACCGCCGAGCATTTGGCTTATACTTCAGTTCAACGGTGTATCCCTGTGACGTCAAGGATGCCTCCTGTTCTCTGGCGGCTTCCTTGTCACTTCTTTCCCACTTGCCAGAGACATGAATGGCCGGGGTAGCGGGCATTCCCTTCTTGACCTGGATTACAGCACGGATGGACTTTAACGCTTCACCCCACGGCTGATAGCCATTCGGGGTGTCATAGATGGTCACGCCTTCGTCGAAGCAAAAGGCGCTGCCTTGGGTCCATTGAAGCCCTTCATCAATTGTAGGCGTCTGGGCAATATCCAGCGGGCGGATGAACCGGGCGTCAACAAAATAGACCCAGCCGTCCGCAATCCCATGAATGAGGCCATCCTCGCCAACCGCCATTCCTCCCAGAAATGTCCTTTCGCGGTACTGCCTTTTGCTGAACCTCGGAGTCAGCCTCTCCAACAACGCTATATCCTTGCTTATCATATCCACCTCGTTTGACTCCCACGCTATATTGTTTTGCTTTCTGTCGCAACTTGACAACGGCTCTTCTCTGTGGCTTATTGCTTTTGGTGCTAAACACACCTAGGCGGCAGCCACGCCCGATAGCAGTGGTTTTTTTGCGCCCGACGGAGGGGGCAAATGGCATTGATCTTCATGCCGGGTGGTGGCCGAATACAAGACCCTTCGGGGGAATACGCCAGCAGCTCCTAGCTGTGTTTACCACCCGGCATTTTGCTTTTTGCGATGCCGAATTAAACACACTAGGAGTTTTCCCATGGCACAAGCCACCACCCTTTCCCCTGTCGAGGACATCCGCGATGTGGCCGGAACGCTGGCCCAGCTGTACGACCTGGCTCCCGAAGAATTCACGGCCCTGGACTACCTGGCCGGACAGTTGTTCGGAATTGCCGAAGCACTGGAAACGCGGGAGGCGGCGTCATGACTCCCGCAGACGCACGGCACCGGCTCTATCTCATTTCCTACGCGCTTGACGAACTGGGACTCGTGACAGAGGACGCCACAGAGACAACGCTATCCAGTACCTTGGGAATCCTGTCCAAGGCCATGGAGGATTGCATTGCTGTAATCCATCCCTTTGTCCCGGACCCTGTCAGACATGACGATTAATGAAAGCCCCGGCATTCGTGCCGGGGCTTTCTTGTTGACCAAGCCCTATTCGATTATATACGGTCAGCCTATCCCGTAGATGACCCCCACCCATCAGGAGATTGTCATGACAGAAAGACAGCCCCAAAATAACAAGGCCTGCTCAAAAGGCGATTCGCTTGGCTGCTACATAAAGACTCGTGACCAGATTCTGAAAGACATGGATAAGCAAGCGGAAAGATTTAAGACTCTTCACGATAAAGTGACGCGCAAAATAGCCCAGGGCGTTAGGCGGTACACTGATGACGCTCTATGATTTTCTGTACATCGATCTGGACAGAATGCAGTCCCTTTACGCCCAGCTCAACTCTGGGCTTCTTCATGCCATGGAGGCTCTTGCCAGCACGTCCGAAGAAAAAAGCAATAGCGGGCAACTCGGTGGAGACCCTGTGGGCAACCTGCGGCATGAGAACCGTTCCGCAGTATCGGAAGCGAGTACGCAACACATCTCGCCTCATGACATCATCCTCAGCGACGTGCTCGGAGGACTGCACGAGAAAGGGCTTATCAAGGACGAAGACGAAAACCTCAATGTCGGGAATTTCGTCGTACTGGAAGGGAAGGTCTCCTTTTTGAACTACGGCATAGGGAGAGAGTTTATTGACCTCATCCCCATCTTTGCCGGTTCATCGTCCCCTGATGTGTCTCACTTGCCCAAGAATGAGCGGAAGAAGGCCATCAGAGAACAATCAAAACACCAGGAAACCGGCGCTGCTCTAGTTTCTGCGATAGCCAAAATGCTCCCATGGGAAATCCAGATGGTGATGACCACGGGCAGACGCGAAGCCTGGGCCGTCATCGACAAGCAAAAGCTGCGTAACTCTGCGGCCGGGCTCGGGCTCATGTACGGCATGACGCTAACCGGGAAGTGGTCCGTTCTCGGCATTGTAGACCAACTCCACGACGAAAAGCCCCCACGCCCAACCGCTTTCACGGCGAATGATATGGCCTCTGGACTATGTGACGCGTCAATAGGCATCAAAGACTTGGTCGGCTGTCCTGACTCGGCCATCGGTTTGACTCCACTTCTCCTTTTCCGAAAGGTCGGATAAAGACGAAGCCCCGGCCTAGGCCGGGGCTTTCTCGTTCCTGTCGGCTAGAACCTGATGGGTTCAACCTCCTCGGCCTCCTGCCGAGGCCGTGGCGGCGGGGGGATGTACGCGCCCGGCGCGCCCCGCCTCTCGGAGAACAAACTCGCCTGCTCCTGGGGCGGCGTCGTGCGGATCTGCGCGCGCAGCTCGTCGGGCAGGTTGTGGGCCGATGGGCTCAAGGTGTGGCTGAACTCCACGTTGACCACAAAGGTGTGGCCGCACTCCGGGTCGCGGCAGGCGCAATATGCCTGCTTGAAACGGAGGTCGATCTCGTTGGAGCTGGTGATGGTGGCCAGCCGGCCGCAGGCCGGGCAACGCACACGGAAGGCCATGGTGTTCTCCTGTGGGGTTTCGCTACATTGGGGAGCTTTCAGAACCAGTGTCAAACGTGACCCAGTCCCTGGGCAGCAAGACCTCGTTGATGGATTCCATCAGCAGCTCCTGCACGGGTTTGACCTCGTTGCGCTGATAGACCTCGTCTATCTTGGTGATGTCGCCGAAGCCGCCGGTGTTCTGCGGGATGAGGCAGGCCATGGCCGGGGGGATGCGGTGCGCGGCGATGATGTCATCGCGCGACAGGTTCTTGATCTTCTCCAGCTCGTCCTTGGTGGAGAAGTCGCCCACCGGGATGATCTGGATCTCCTTCTCCTTGCCGTTTGGTATGTGGATGAACATCGAGCGGAAGTTGCCGATGCCCTTGGTCCCCTGGATTCGCTCCTTGATGGCGGTCTGGGTCTCGGGGTCCAGCTGGCCCCCGGCATAGAAGATGTACCCCATGTGCGCCCCGTTCTTGTAATACTTGCGCCGGAACAACGTCGCGTCCTCATTGAGAAGCATGGACTGGATCGCGCCGAGGTATCCGGGCAGCCCGTATATCTCCTGGCACACGTCGTAGTTTTTGACGTGCAGGACCTCGTCGGGCTCGAAGGTGACGACCTTGCCGGTCTCGAGCAGCAGGCAGTACACGCCGGTCGCTTTTGCCCGGCGCATGTTGATGCTCGGCAGCTGGCGCAGGCCGACCACCTCGCCGAAATGATTGCGCACCTTGAGGAAGAAGGCGTTGTAGAAGACATGGAAGTCGGTGCAGCCCGCGTGCATGGTCCGGCGCGACACCGCGCGCGACGCCTTGAACCCGCGCATGACCTGGTTGACTTTGAACTCTATGGCCGGACCGTGGTAGGCATTGGCCCGCAGCAGCCGGGCCAGCCCCTTGAAGGGCACGGGCGGGGCATAGTATGTGCCGTTGTCCGTCAGCCAGGTGCCGAGGTAGTCGTAGATGATCCCGCTCAAAACCGGCTCGGGATCGCCGAAGGTAAACAGCAGCGGTTCGCTCATGAGGGCTCCTTACTTGCCGAAGGCCACCACGGCCTTGCGTTGATGTTGTGAGTTCAGCGGCTCGTTGGCCAGGGCGTGCATGATGGCCCAGGCGACATCCGCGTGGCCGGTGGCCTCTGTCCGCCCGGCGGAATAGGTGATCATGCCGTTGCCGGTGGTGCCCTGGCGGATGGTCAGGAAGGCGTGGGCGATGTCGGTCAGGCTGGCGTCCCACTGAATGCGGCCGGACTCGATGACGTCCTTGGCCTTGAGCACCAGGGTGGTTTTGGTCTGCACCCCGTAGGTGATGGGCATGGCCGCGGGGAAGAACGCCTGCACACTCTCGAAGACGCCGATGCCCGGGCCGGTGACATCGATGCCGATGTGAACGAAGTTGAACTGCTGGGTCAGTTCCTTGATGCGCTGCGCCTGCCAGGTGTAGGACTTGTCCACCCACTTGTACCGGGCCAGCACGCGGAACATGCCGCCGGGCTGCAGCGGCGGGGCCAGGATCACGAAGGAGGCGTCGTCGCGGTTGCGGCTCGGATCATACCCGCCCCAGACCGGCAGGTTGCCAAAGGGCCTGGCCGCGTCGGGGTTGAAATCCGTCCACTCGTCCATGTCGCCGTAGCACGCCTCCAGATTGTGGAGCCGGAACACGGCCTGCAGATCGTCCACGAACTCGCACATGAACAGGTTGCGGAATTCGTCCGTGCTGTACTGCAGATTGAGATCTTCGAAGTCGAAGAGGTCACAGCCTCCGGCCTCGGCATCCTTGATGGTGATGACCTTGCGCCACACCTTGTCGGGACAGACCACGCCGCGCTGCATGGCCTCGAAGGACGGGAACTCCTTGCGCTTGGCCTGGCGCGACCACCGCTTGTTGAATCGGTCGCCCGTCCACAGGTCGTAGGCTTCATGCGTGACCGCCGAGGGGGTGGAGAACAGGGTGATCCGCCACTTCTTGTGCGCGGCCATGGCCGAGGCGACCTTGTAGAGCTCGTTGAACTTGGTGATCCAGAAATACTCATCGATGTAGACATGGCCGTGGTAGCTCTGGGCCGACTTCGAGTTGTTGGAGAGGAAGTAGAGCGTGGCCTGGCCGTGTGCCGTGTGCAGCACGATCTCGTCCTTGCCCTTGAGCTCGATGTCGAACTTCTCCTTGACGATGGCCACAATGTAGGCGCGGAAGACATCGGCCTGGCGGCGGGTGGCCGAGAGGAATATCTGATTGTCACCGGACAGGCAGGCGTCCTCGAACGCCTCCTGGGCAAAGTACCAGGTGGCACCTATCTGCCGACTCTTGAGGATGTTCCTGACCCGGTGGGTCTCCTTGGCCTGGCGCAGCTCGTGCTGGTATTCATAGAACCGGCCGTGGAACTTCTCCCGAAAGTCGCTCTCGGTCAGGTGCGAGACATCGTTCTTGATGATCTTGCCGCGCTTCTTCTTGGGCCTGCGCGTGCGCCCTCCCACCACGGGCCGCCCCTCGTCGCGCGCCTCGTTGGCGGCCTCGATCTCGCGCACCTGCATCTCGCGCAGCCGCACCATGTGGTCCAGCAGGCGGTCCATCTCCTTCAGATCGCCATCGGCCTTGCCGTCGCGGCCGACCAGGAGGGTGTAGCGCCTGGCGACGCAATCCAGGGCGGACTCGCCACCGAGCATGTCGTCCCATTGACCGGCTGATCTCCATTGATATACCGTCCGCTTGGGGACGGCCAGCGTTGCGGCAATCTCCGGTACCTTGTGTTTTTTCAAATACAAGGATTTTGCTGCCTGTATTACCTCGTCAGTATGCTGCTGCATGCAGTATCAATACATGCCTCTTTATCTCGATGCGCCCCGGTTGATTCCGATTATGCCATAATCGGAATCCGCTTTGTTGCGTCACTGTTTTTTGCTGGCGTAGTCTTGCGCCATGCCTGCCACATTCATCACCGACTGGAAGAAGATAGGACAGTCCGGCCCGACCATCGACGGCCGGAACATCGAGCCGCAGTGGCTCATCGATGCCGCCGAATCCTATGATCAGGCCACGTACACCGCCGTGATCTGGGTCGACCATTTCCGCTTCTACGGGAACATGGGCAAGGTGGTGGAGCTGAAGACCGAGCGCGAAGGCGACATCGTCAGCCTGTATGCCCGGCTGCAGCCCAACGACCATCTGCTCACATGGAACAAGGAGCAACAGAAGCTCTATACCTCCATGGAGTTGACCCCCGATTTTGCCGGGAGCGGCAAGTGCTACCTGTCCGGCTTGGCCGTGACCGACCAGCCCGCCAGCCTCGGCACCCACGAGTTGCATTTCAACTCCCGCCTGCAGACCCCCGAGAGCTTTGTCCTGTGCGGTGTCGAGCTCGACTCCCTGCGCGATCTGGACGGGGATGCCGCTCTCCCCCAGTGGCTGACCTCGTTGCTCGGGGCTCTGGGCATCAACTCCCCCCACAGCAAGGGGGCAACCTCAACGGAAGAGGAAACCATGACCGAAGAGCAGATCAAGCAGTTCGCGGAACTCGTCGGCGAGCGCGTCGGCAAGAAAATCGACGAGATGCACGCGCAGCTCGCCGAGCATTTTTCGGCCCCCACGGATGAGCCCGCGCCCGCCCCGGCAAAGGACGACAGCACAGCCACCGGCCCCATCGACTTCACCGCGAGCCTCGCCGAGGCCGTCAAGCCGCTGGCCGACAAGCTCGATGCGCTGTCCGCCCGGTTCGAGCAGGCCCGCCCGGGCCCCGCCGTGCCCGAAACGACCAACCCCGCCGGCGAAGCGGGCCTCGTCTAGGAGATCGCGAAATGAAACCTTTCACTGAGCTCAAGTTTTCCGAACTCTGCGCCGCTCTGGCCGAGGGCTACGGCGTCGAAACGGCCAAGGTGACCCAGGGCTTCACGGTCGCCCCGACCGTCGAGCAGCGCCTGCAGGACGCCATCACCGAGCAGTCGGAGTTCCTGCCGCTGATCAACGTCATCACCGTGTCGGAGCTGGTCGGCCAGAACGTCCTGGGCAGCGCGTCCGGGCCTGTTTCCGGCCGCACCGACACCAAGGTCGACGGCAACGAACGGACCCCGCGCGATGTTTTGGGCCTGGGCAGCTTCCCTTACCAGCTCTACCAGACCAACAGCGACGTCTACATCCGCTACGACACGCTCGACGCCTGGGCCAAGTTCAAGGACTTCGCCGAGCGCTACACGCGCTACGTGCAGGAGCGGATCGCCAACGACCGCGAAATGGCCGGCTGGTACGGCGTCGATGCCGCGGCCGATACCGACATGACCGCCAACCCCCTGCTGCAGGACGTCAACAAGGGTTGGCTGCAGTACATGCGCGCGCACCTCCCCGCCAACATCCTGATCGAGGGCGCGACCACCGGTGAAATCCGCATCGGGACCACTGGCGACTTCGCCAACCTCGACCACGCCGTGTCCGACCTGCTCCAGGGCATCCCCCGCTACCTGCGCAAGGGGCTCATCACCCTGGTGGGCGACGAGCTCATCTCCCACGAGCACGCCGGGCTCTACAAGGCCATCGGCAACACCCCCTCGGAGAAGGTCCTGGCGACCCAGTCCCTGTCCCTGCTGGGCGGCCTGCCCTGGATGACCCCGAGCAACTTCCCCGGCCGCGGCCTGGTGATCACCCCGCTCAAGAACCTGTCCATCTACGTGCAGGAAGAGTCGTGGCGCCGCAAGGTCGAGGACAACCCGAAGAAGGATCGCATCGAGGACTACAACTCCCGCAACGAAGGCTACGTGGTGGAAGTGCCCGAGCAGCTCGTCGGCGTCGAGTTCGACAACGTCAAGATCAGCCGCGACGGCGGCACGACCTGGGAATAGCCTCCCCGACCTTTGAGAGGGGTGGCGGTCCTGCCGCCACCCCTCGTCGCAAAACTCCAACCCATGGAGGAGCCCATGAGCCTGATGAGACACTGGCAGAAAACATTCAAAGACGCGGGCGCAACCTCGGATACCCCCAAACGGGTTCTGGTGGTCGGAGGGACGATCAACCAGCAGCAGCTGCTGGCCCTGATCGGCGCATCCCTGTCCGAGGACATGAAGGCGCTTGGCGAAATCAAATCCGTGGAGGCCAAGGCCGACCTTAAGGGGGCGCTGATCCCCAAGTACGCCGACTACGTCGCCCGGCTGCGTGCCGAGGACTGGCAGCACGAGCTGCTGACCACCTACATGATCTGGCTGTTCGACATCGGACGCATCGAGGCCGCCCTCGAACTCGGCCTGTACTGCGTGCGCAAGGACATCCCCATGCCCGAGCGGTTCACGCGCGAGACATACGTGGTCGTGGCCGACAGCGTGCTGGAATGGGCCGTGGCCGAGTTCGAGGCGGACCGCAGCCCGGAACCTTTCTTCTCCACCGTCTTCGGATTCGTGGACGGCATGAACAGCGCCTCGCCCTGGGACCTGCCCGACAAGCTGCGGGCCAAGTTCTACCGGCTGGCCGGGCTCCTCGAGGACAAGGCCGGACGGCTGGAAGCCGCCGAGGCGTGCCTGATCCAGGCAGCCGCCCTGGGTGCCCAGGTCAAGACCAAGCTCGGCGCGGTGCAGAAGTCCCTGGACGAGAAAACCAACTAGCTCCTCCATACGCCGCTTCCCCCAAGGCCCGCCCGGGCAACAGCCTGGAGGCGGGCCGAAGGGGGAAGCCAAAAAGGATAGACCATGAGTTTTTCCGGCAACGACACGCAGACATCGCCCACCGTGGTCAGCAATGCCCCGTGGTGGCCGTCGCTGTCCGTTGCCGACTTCCAGACCCGCTACCGGCTCCCGCGGGAGTATGCCGAGAGCGTGCTGGTCGACGGGCTGCAGATCGGCATGATCTGGGCCAACATGGCGCTGGCGTCCTGGCAGGCCAAGCAAGATGCCGCGGGGCATGAGTCCCTGTCGGTTGTCCCCTGCGTGGAGATCGGAGGCGAACCGTCCCTGGTCATCAGCTACCGCAGGGCGGTGATGAGCTATGCCAAGGCGTACCTGATGCAGCAGTTCCCGACCATCAACCGCCGGGAGGCTGCCAACAACGAAGCCAGGGAAAGCGAGGCGACCGAGGACAAGTTCCGCGAGTACGCCAGCCAGGCTCTTGCCCAAGTCCTCGGCGTGCCGAGCATAGCCGTGGAGTTGATATGAGGAAGCTGCAGGCGCTGACCAAGGCTCTGCAGACGGCAGGGGCCGCGTCCGACGCGACGCATGCCTTTGCCGACCGGGGCGTGCTCATGCCCACGGGCCGGGATCTGGGCCACGGCATCGAGATCGGCCGGTTCAAATACGACGCCGTGATCCAGCTGGAGCGATACCCGGACGACGCATACGCGCTGCTGGCCTTTGTCACGGCCTGGCTGCAGGAGCACGACCCCGACCGTGAAGCCTACGGGCTCGCTGACCCGGACGTGGACGTGTCACTCAACGACGACAGGACCGCCGATGTCGAGCTGTCCGTGGAGTTCGAGGAAGCGCTGGAGCTGGTGCCCGACGAGTCCGGCCCCATCGAATTCAACGGCCAGCGATGGAGGGTCGCCGAGGTGCCCATAGACGTTGCCGATGCGCTGGAATCCATGGAGGGACGCGCCGATGCCGGGTAGCGCCATGCGCATGGACACAGACAAGGCCGGACGGCTGCGGCTGGGCGAGCAGCTCGGCGTTCTGTCCATGAGCCGCAAGGAGCGGACCGCCATCGCCTTGGAAATAGGTGCCCAGATTCGCAAGCTCTCCAAACAGAACATAGCCTCCCGGCGGACCGTAGACGGCAAGACTATGGAGCAGAGGAAACAGAGCCGCCGCGAGGGGAAAAACAACAGGCTGATGCTTCGCGGGCTGCGAAGGCTCATGGGCCTGAAGAAGGGCCGCGACGGGCAGGCCGATGTCACCTGGAAAAACCCTATCACTGCCGAGATTGCCTACAGACATCAGCACGGCGGTGTCGAACAAAGCGGCAGCATCAAGGCTCGACGGGAAGAGAGCTATGTGAAGCGCAAGGCTCCTTGCCCCAGGTGGCTGGCAAAGGAACTGAAACGCCTGGGATGGCAACAGGAGATCGTAATCCGCAACAAGCAGGGGCAGGCGGTGAAGACCATCCGCAAGCGCAGGCCGCTCAAATGGATAACGAGTAATATGACGCGCGGTGAGGCGTCAGTGGCCCTGTACCTGCTGGAGAACCGATCTCCCAAGGAGAAGTGGGAGATAAGGACCCCGGCCCGTCCCTTCCTAGGCCCCAAGCCGGGAACCGAAAACAAATTTCTGAACAACCTGGCGCGTGAAGCCGTGGCCAAGATCAAAAACCGTTAAACCAGGAGTCCGCATATGTCGCTGGGCACAGTACAGGTCAACAAACTCAATTTGCTGCAGGGGGAGCTGGCGGACGTCGAGCGCTACTTCCTGTTCATCGGCCTCGGCGCTGGCACCAACGAGGGCAAGCTGCTGACGGTCAACACCGACACGGATCTCGACGACGTCCTGGGCGCGGCCGCCAGCAACCTGAAGACACAGGTGCAGGCAGCCAAGGTCAACGCGGGGCAGAACTGGTTCGCGGCCGTGCTGCCCCTGGCCGAAGGCGCGGCCTGGGCAGATGCCGTGGACTACGCCATGGAACGGACCTCGGTCGAGGCCATCGTCATCACCGACCCCGTCACCGCCGCCGCGGAGATCGAGGCGATGCAGGCCAAGGCGGAGGAGATCATGGGCCAGTACATGCGCCCGGTGATCTTCATCCCCACCTGCGCGCCCATCGACCCGGCCACCGAGGACTGGAGCGCCTTCACCGCTGACCGCAACGCCCTCCTGACCGGCCTGGCCTGCGACCAGGTCAACCCCGTGGCCTCCATCTGGCCCGACGACCAGGGCGCCTATTGCGGCCGCCTGTGCGATGCCGCCGTGACCATCGCCGACACCCCCATGCGCGTCATCACCGGCCCGGTGGTGGGCATCCGCTCGGCCAGGCCGGTGGACTCCGCCGACCGCGAGGTGGACATGTCCGTGCTCAAGGCCATGGACGCCGCCCGCTGGACCGTGCCGCAGTGGTATCCCGACTATCCCGGCGTCTACTACGGCGATGGCAACGTGCTGGACGTGCCCGGCGGCGACTACCAGGTCATCGAGT from Pseudodesulfovibrio aespoeensis Aspo-2 includes the following:
- a CDS encoding phage portal protein → MSEPLLFTFGDPEPVLSGIIYDYLGTWLTDNGTYYAPPVPFKGLARLLRANAYHGPAIEFKVNQVMRGFKASRAVSRRTMHAGCTDFHVFYNAFFLKVRNHFGEVVGLRQLPSINMRRAKATGVYCLLLETGKVVTFEPDEVLHVKNYDVCQEIYGLPGYLGAIQSMLLNEDATLFRRKYYKNGAHMGYIFYAGGQLDPETQTAIKERIQGTKGIGNFRSMFIHIPNGKEKEIQIIPVGDFSTKDELEKIKNLSRDDIIAAHRIPPAMACLIPQNTGGFGDITKIDEVYQRNEVKPVQELLMESINEVLLPRDWVTFDTGSESSPM
- a CDS encoding phage major capsid protein, P2 family, which produces MKPFTELKFSELCAALAEGYGVETAKVTQGFTVAPTVEQRLQDAITEQSEFLPLINVITVSELVGQNVLGSASGPVSGRTDTKVDGNERTPRDVLGLGSFPYQLYQTNSDVYIRYDTLDAWAKFKDFAERYTRYVQERIANDREMAGWYGVDAAADTDMTANPLLQDVNKGWLQYMRAHLPANILIEGATTGEIRIGTTGDFANLDHAVSDLLQGIPRYLRKGLITLVGDELISHEHAGLYKAIGNTPSEKVLATQSLSLLGGLPWMTPSNFPGRGLVITPLKNLSIYVQEESWRRKVEDNPKKDRIEDYNSRNEGYVVEVPEQLVGVEFDNVKISRDGGTTWE
- a CDS encoding GPO family capsid scaffolding protein; translation: MPATFITDWKKIGQSGPTIDGRNIEPQWLIDAAESYDQATYTAVIWVDHFRFYGNMGKVVELKTEREGDIVSLYARLQPNDHLLTWNKEQQKLYTSMELTPDFAGSGKCYLSGLAVTDQPASLGTHELHFNSRLQTPESFVLCGVELDSLRDLDGDAALPQWLTSLLGALGINSPHSKGATSTEEETMTEEQIKQFAELVGERVGKKIDEMHAQLAEHFSAPTDEPAPAPAKDDSTATGPIDFTASLAEAVKPLADKLDALSARFEQARPGPAVPETTNPAGEAGLV
- a CDS encoding ogr/Delta-like zinc finger family protein, with translation MAFRVRCPACGRLATITSSNEIDLRFKQAYCACRDPECGHTFVVNVEFSHTLSPSAHNLPDELRAQIRTTPPQEQASLFSERRGAPGAYIPPPPRPRQEAEEVEPIRF
- a CDS encoding type II toxin-antitoxin system HicA family toxin, producing MNDREVIQTLAKAGWETMKRRGKGSHTVMRHPDKPGKVTIPKGEIKIGTLKSIERATGVKLGGRG
- a CDS encoding type II toxin-antitoxin system HicB family antitoxin, which encodes MATYYAAIFTAEEGGYYAEFPDLEGCVTQADSLEMLDAMLKDALFVWLDASKEDGGAIPAPRGFKAIHREVSGREGFHSVTLVVTPEKVKRIRKNVSFTESDLAIIDQAAAKYDMDRSEFLAMAGKHVASGACGI
- a CDS encoding BRCT domain-containing protein, with the protein product MPESRARAIMVETGLAEEEYSDLSEWELWEAICKLPGSFRQQFYAPEICFTGFGRGKEKAMLQEIARMNGYIVRSDVTNGLTFLCCGPEPGPAKIEKAEFRGVEMISLESFLGAVGIPMP
- a CDS encoding DUF6414 family protein, translated to MTLYDFLYIDLDRMQSLYAQLNSGLLHAMEALASTSEEKSNSGQLGGDPVGNLRHENRSAVSEASTQHISPHDIILSDVLGGLHEKGLIKDEDENLNVGNFVVLEGKVSFLNYGIGREFIDLIPIFAGSSSPDVSHLPKNERKKAIREQSKHQETGAALVSAIAKMLPWEIQMVMTTGRREAWAVIDKQKLRNSAAGLGLMYGMTLTGKWSVLGIVDQLHDEKPPRPTAFTANDMASGLCDASIGIKDLVGCPDSAIGLTPLLLFRKVG
- a CDS encoding terminase large subunit domain-containing protein, with protein sequence MQQHTDEVIQAAKSLYLKKHKVPEIAATLAVPKRTVYQWRSAGQWDDMLGGESALDCVARRYTLLVGRDGKADGDLKEMDRLLDHMVRLREMQVREIEAANEARDEGRPVVGGRTRRPKKKRGKIIKNDVSHLTESDFREKFHGRFYEYQHELRQAKETHRVRNILKSRQIGATWYFAQEAFEDACLSGDNQIFLSATRRQADVFRAYIVAIVKEKFDIELKGKDEIVLHTAHGQATLYFLSNNSKSAQSYHGHVYIDEYFWITKFNELYKVASAMAAHKKWRITLFSTPSAVTHEAYDLWTGDRFNKRWSRQAKRKEFPSFEAMQRGVVCPDKVWRKVITIKDAEAGGCDLFDFEDLNLQYSTDEFRNLFMCEFVDDLQAVFRLHNLEACYGDMDEWTDFNPDAARPFGNLPVWGGYDPSRNRDDASFVILAPPLQPGGMFRVLARYKWVDKSYTWQAQRIKELTQQFNFVHIGIDVTGPGIGVFESVQAFFPAAMPITYGVQTKTTLVLKAKDVIESGRIQWDASLTDIAHAFLTIRQGTTGNGMITYSAGRTEATGHADVAWAIMHALANEPLNSQHQRKAVVAFGK